From a single Arachnia propionica genomic region:
- a CDS encoding amino acid adenylation domain-containing protein: MLTYSAIFERALRLNPEGIAVDANDARLTYRELDARAEALANLLVERGIGGAECVVGICVPRSAAMIVALVAIVRTGAAYLPLDVAHPRSRLCYLLEDSRPQAIVVTDETAESFPSGQNLVDMGDVSASSGASVWPSVPSSAAAYIIYTSGTTGRPKATVVPHSGLEALARSQAESWRLTTRSRVLQTASLSFDASVKDIIGTWWAAATLVLPGPQRLSGQALADQMKNWGITHALVPPPVLSGASGSGVDCLECLFVGAEACPPALVWEWARGGRRMVNTYGPTEATVTCLHSHDLDPARERVPIGHPIEGMRAYVLDETLAPTTDGELYVAGAGLARGYAGQHGLTACRFIADPLVPGERMYRTGDRVCIDETGEIHYLGRTDDQIKIRGFRVEPGEIEATVLGLPGIKGAVVTVGGGPQSDKLLLHVTPLPGATVDPRALRAALARKLPDYMVPSSVTVLPALPLTVSGKVDRSALPEPVWLRAAGEPPRTTAERIVAEAVEQVTGISDLTVEDSLVDLGCHSLDVARIVAELQSRTGLCPVIADVLASPRIGDVAALLDDLGPTSATPVPVPVPRARQMACSPSQERMWLAEECADGSSGYVVPTAVRLGRGLDVAVLERAWLDVVERHEILRTRYGSDGERVWQRVDAPDPVRDGIRVREIGPDEVEEVVARAVHDRFDLAEEVVRPILLRTPSDHVFVLVVHHIACDGWSMMLLDRDLDAAYAARSRGSAPPWQPLPLQFADVAAQQVRRAADPVATAEQIAFWRDRLRDVTAGCPQIPVVEDGHARAGYVAFDIDARVHQAVLALAQRLRATPFVVLHAAIAVVLAGLGAGRRFSMGAAVGARDEAGLAAMVGPLVNTIVLVSEVDPGGTFTELVAQLRESDLTAMRNSGVGFDCVVEALNPNREPGRTPWIDVLISMGAGERGFVPDYASHGASGATLELPHLPGVRQQSTPAPAARFQLVWAFTERFRAGNPDGIAGVLEYAAEVGAENAERLVHRLESVLRQVAIRPDAPLAESDVLLPGEAADMVGPASVGGATIASLWNMQVENDPQAVALIAGQKRWTRAELDERARRWAALLRSRGVAIQDVVACALPRGVDQVAAFLGVSLLGAVWQPIDRRYPDERQRMVVEDTSAAIVITLVADAARWDGQRLVVADDPGITDLLTTIAPVTDCPGATLPPDTGAYIIHTSGSTGRPKGVYVTHAGIADMVASERRWCGVGEGTVVAQAASPGFDASVLEVTMGLLTGAACALITDEHRDSGGALVAEWARLGVTHAFMVGSFALTLDPSSIPEGMTLVLGGEAFPAQFATAVAGRTRLVNLYGPTEATIFGTGHRLRGPHGVSVPIGKPVYGARLEVLDTTLRPVAPGVVGELYISGPGLARGYVGEPGLTASRFVAGPDGGRRYRTGDLVRLDGEGRLHFVRRNDAQVKLRGFRIEPGEVEAVLGAAPGVTGAAVSLRDDLAGGKALVAHVAGAGVDVERIRAHAAASLPAHAVPSHWVVLDRLPATIHGKLDRDALPAPSLSGSGKAAEDGEQAEACRIMGEVIGVSRVGPDDDFFRLGGHSLLVVKLVSQLAAAGIRVAMRDVLLAPTVRGFLTRARGGAPATGITQAPRPADGIVPMSEAQRRLWLVEQIDGPSPVYNIPVVVDADDIDLPALQAALGDVVARHEPLRSVVLPGVEPAQRIIPASEAVALVPVIDEICTPDAAAAIDAAARHVFRLTEELPVRVSVIRSGNGCSVVVVLHHIAADGWSMEPLLCDLESAYVARSEGRDPRLPQPALQYHDWARAAAATDPARLAERTTWWERRLGSLPEEVTFPPDRARGKASGRGAGQVRAEIDAATQRGVTALAGRTGVSSFVVLHGVFAALLNLHGAGDDIVVGTVTAGRDSSALEDVVGFFVNTVVLRSDLSGDPTFEELLARLKLSDADCLAHADVAFDSVVERLNPDRSGGRHPLFQVMFTTQDHRREAVPGALFDVARARNLVVGSKFDLTLTLEERRDGIGVVADYSRDLFDDETVTAILHRYVLLAQRVVADPSLRMHELRGHAPGETAAIRSWGMPTKVDLVPAGLETLFADALRGAGAHALAVEAHDGHLTYGELDLRSSRMAGWLRTQGVEPGHRVGVCVPRSADTIVALLAVARAQAVPVPLDATHPAARLRRLVEDCDMRVVLAGGGGVEALERAGTRTPVLDLADADGDGCLPEVAPCGGDVAYIIHTSGSTGEPKGVEILKRGLGAFARAQEERYGLTPGTRVLQLASLAFDASILELCLAWPAGGTLVVPPPGVLVGDELAQWLSRCDVSLVTPGALATVDPAGLDGLDTLLVGAEACSAELVARFAPGRSMFNAYGPTEATVAATVAGPLTAGRDAPPIGGPLAGARLLVLDSLLRPVPIGVDGELYIGGPGVALGYRDRAGLTATRFVADPDGGGERVYRTGDVVRWNRAGELIYRGRSDEQVKLRGFRVEPGEIASVLRAVEGVEQVHVMVREDQAGQPALVVYVTPAGISTGAVLECARAELPPHAVPSHVIALDALPLTVNGKLDLTALPEPGDSAPDDDLVAPLTDVERAICEAYETVLRCPGVGRTTDFFAIGGHSLAAARVVAAVANAGWAVSVRDLFEAPTPAALASRAVTAAAPRRPRPRLTPRSRV, encoded by the coding sequence ATGCTGACTTATTCCGCCATCTTTGAACGGGCTCTCCGGCTCAACCCCGAAGGCATCGCGGTGGATGCCAACGATGCCCGGCTGACCTACCGTGAACTCGATGCCCGTGCAGAGGCGCTCGCGAACCTGCTCGTCGAGAGGGGAATCGGGGGAGCGGAATGCGTCGTCGGTATCTGCGTTCCACGTTCTGCTGCCATGATCGTCGCATTGGTGGCGATCGTGCGCACAGGAGCTGCTTACCTTCCTCTCGACGTCGCTCATCCCCGGTCGCGACTGTGTTACTTGCTGGAGGATTCCCGTCCACAGGCAATCGTCGTCACCGACGAGACGGCGGAAAGTTTTCCTTCGGGACAGAATCTGGTGGACATGGGCGATGTGAGTGCGTCCTCCGGAGCATCTGTGTGGCCGTCGGTTCCGTCGTCCGCGGCTGCTTACATCATCTATACATCAGGCACGACAGGCCGTCCCAAAGCGACGGTGGTTCCTCATTCCGGGCTGGAAGCACTCGCGCGTTCGCAGGCCGAGTCCTGGCGTTTGACGACCAGGAGTCGAGTTCTGCAGACCGCGTCCCTTTCTTTTGACGCAAGCGTGAAGGACATCATCGGTACGTGGTGGGCGGCTGCGACGCTTGTGTTGCCCGGACCACAACGACTGAGTGGACAGGCCCTGGCCGATCAAATGAAGAATTGGGGCATCACTCACGCTCTGGTTCCGCCGCCGGTTCTCTCCGGCGCCAGCGGGTCAGGTGTCGACTGCCTCGAATGCCTTTTCGTCGGGGCCGAAGCGTGCCCACCAGCCCTGGTGTGGGAATGGGCGCGTGGTGGGCGGCGCATGGTCAACACCTACGGCCCGACGGAGGCCACTGTCACATGCCTGCACTCCCATGACCTCGACCCGGCCCGCGAACGCGTGCCCATAGGCCATCCGATCGAGGGGATGCGCGCCTATGTCCTGGACGAGACCTTGGCCCCGACCACGGACGGCGAACTCTATGTAGCCGGGGCCGGTCTTGCGCGTGGATACGCCGGGCAGCACGGGCTCACGGCCTGCCGTTTCATCGCCGATCCGCTGGTTCCCGGTGAAAGGATGTACCGCACTGGTGATCGAGTGTGCATCGACGAGACGGGGGAGATCCATTACCTCGGACGCACCGATGATCAGATCAAGATACGCGGTTTCCGCGTCGAACCCGGTGAGATCGAGGCCACGGTCCTGGGGCTTCCCGGGATCAAAGGGGCGGTCGTCACCGTGGGAGGTGGTCCGCAGTCCGACAAACTGCTGCTCCACGTCACACCCCTGCCCGGTGCCACAGTAGATCCTCGTGCGCTGCGTGCCGCACTGGCGCGGAAACTTCCTGACTACATGGTGCCCTCCTCAGTGACCGTTCTGCCTGCCCTGCCCCTCACCGTGAGCGGGAAGGTGGATCGTTCCGCGCTCCCGGAACCGGTGTGGCTGCGGGCAGCGGGGGAGCCGCCGCGCACGACCGCGGAACGCATCGTGGCGGAGGCGGTGGAACAGGTCACCGGAATCAGCGATCTCACGGTCGAGGACTCGCTGGTCGATCTGGGGTGTCATTCGCTCGATGTGGCCCGGATTGTCGCCGAGTTGCAGTCACGCACCGGGCTCTGCCCGGTAATTGCGGATGTTCTCGCGTCGCCGCGCATCGGTGATGTCGCGGCCCTGCTCGATGACCTCGGACCGACCAGCGCGACACCTGTGCCTGTGCCTGTGCCGCGGGCCAGGCAGATGGCGTGTTCCCCTTCGCAGGAACGGATGTGGCTGGCCGAGGAATGCGCCGACGGCTCCTCCGGATATGTCGTGCCCACCGCCGTGCGTCTGGGGCGCGGCCTCGACGTCGCAGTCCTGGAACGAGCCTGGCTGGACGTGGTGGAACGCCATGAGATCCTGCGCACCCGCTATGGCAGCGATGGCGAACGGGTCTGGCAGCGCGTGGATGCGCCGGATCCCGTCCGCGACGGCATCAGGGTTCGCGAGATCGGTCCGGATGAGGTAGAGGAGGTCGTGGCCCGTGCCGTGCACGACCGATTCGACCTGGCCGAGGAGGTCGTCCGACCGATCCTGCTGCGGACACCGAGCGACCACGTGTTCGTGCTCGTCGTGCACCACATCGCCTGCGACGGATGGTCGATGATGCTGCTGGATCGCGACCTCGATGCCGCCTACGCGGCCCGTTCCCGGGGCTCCGCGCCCCCGTGGCAGCCGCTGCCGCTGCAGTTCGCCGATGTGGCGGCTCAGCAGGTGCGCCGGGCCGCCGATCCGGTGGCCACCGCCGAGCAGATCGCCTTCTGGCGGGATCGTCTACGCGACGTTACCGCCGGGTGCCCGCAGATACCCGTCGTCGAGGACGGCCACGCACGAGCGGGGTACGTCGCGTTCGACATCGATGCACGTGTTCACCAGGCGGTGCTGGCCCTGGCGCAACGACTTCGGGCGACACCGTTCGTCGTCCTGCACGCGGCGATAGCGGTGGTGTTGGCCGGTCTCGGTGCGGGGCGACGTTTCAGCATGGGTGCCGCCGTCGGTGCGCGCGACGAAGCCGGGCTGGCAGCCATGGTGGGGCCACTCGTGAACACGATCGTTCTCGTCAGTGAGGTCGATCCCGGTGGGACATTCACGGAATTGGTCGCACAGCTGCGGGAGAGCGATCTGACGGCGATGCGGAACTCCGGTGTCGGATTCGATTGCGTTGTCGAGGCCTTGAACCCGAACCGCGAACCCGGGCGCACCCCCTGGATCGACGTCCTGATCAGCATGGGTGCAGGGGAGCGCGGATTTGTTCCCGACTACGCCTCGCACGGTGCATCCGGAGCCACCCTGGAGCTTCCGCACCTGCCCGGGGTTCGGCAACAGTCGACCCCTGCGCCCGCCGCTCGTTTCCAGCTGGTGTGGGCCTTCACCGAACGCTTCAGGGCCGGTAACCCGGACGGAATCGCAGGGGTCCTCGAATACGCGGCGGAAGTGGGTGCCGAGAACGCCGAACGGCTGGTCCATCGGCTGGAATCCGTGCTGCGACAGGTTGCCATCCGCCCCGATGCGCCGCTGGCTGAAAGCGATGTCCTGCTGCCCGGAGAGGCAGCCGACATGGTGGGTCCGGCATCCGTCGGCGGCGCCACGATCGCATCCTTGTGGAACATGCAGGTGGAGAACGATCCGCAGGCCGTCGCGCTGATCGCTGGTCAGAAGCGGTGGACGCGGGCAGAGCTCGACGAACGTGCCCGCCGCTGGGCCGCTCTGCTGCGCAGCAGGGGCGTGGCGATCCAGGACGTTGTCGCGTGCGCGCTTCCGCGCGGGGTGGACCAAGTGGCGGCATTCCTCGGGGTGAGCCTGCTGGGGGCCGTGTGGCAACCGATCGACCGGCGCTACCCGGACGAACGGCAGCGGATGGTGGTCGAGGACACCTCGGCGGCCATCGTCATCACGCTTGTAGCAGATGCGGCCCGCTGGGACGGGCAGCGCCTGGTCGTCGCGGATGACCCCGGCATCACGGATCTGCTGACCACCATCGCCCCGGTCACCGACTGCCCCGGTGCGACCCTGCCCCCCGACACCGGTGCCTACATCATCCACACCTCCGGATCCACCGGCCGTCCCAAGGGGGTCTACGTCACCCACGCGGGGATCGCCGACATGGTGGCCTCCGAACGCCGGTGGTGTGGTGTAGGGGAGGGAACGGTCGTGGCGCAGGCGGCGTCCCCGGGGTTCGACGCGAGCGTGCTCGAGGTGACGATGGGGCTGCTGACCGGTGCCGCCTGCGCGTTGATCACCGACGAGCACCGCGATTCTGGTGGCGCGCTGGTGGCCGAGTGGGCGCGGCTGGGCGTCACCCACGCCTTCATGGTCGGATCCTTCGCGCTGACCCTGGACCCCTCGAGCATCCCGGAGGGCATGACCTTGGTTCTGGGAGGGGAGGCCTTTCCCGCACAATTCGCCACCGCTGTGGCAGGGCGCACCCGATTGGTCAATCTCTACGGACCCACCGAGGCCACGATCTTCGGAACCGGGCACCGTCTCCGCGGACCCCACGGGGTCTCCGTGCCGATCGGGAAACCCGTATACGGCGCGAGACTGGAGGTGCTGGACACCACCCTGCGTCCCGTCGCCCCGGGGGTGGTCGGCGAACTCTACATCAGCGGTCCCGGTCTCGCCCGCGGGTACGTCGGCGAACCCGGCCTGACGGCGTCCCGTTTCGTTGCGGGGCCGGACGGTGGCCGTCGTTACCGCACCGGCGACCTGGTCCGCCTGGACGGAGAGGGACGCCTCCACTTCGTTAGACGCAACGACGCCCAGGTCAAGCTGCGCGGCTTCCGCATCGAACCCGGTGAGGTCGAGGCGGTCCTCGGCGCCGCCCCGGGAGTGACAGGGGCCGCGGTGTCGCTGCGTGATGATCTCGCCGGTGGGAAGGCGCTGGTCGCTCACGTCGCCGGAGCCGGGGTGGACGTGGAACGGATACGCGCCCATGCCGCCGCCTCGCTGCCGGCTCATGCCGTCCCGTCGCACTGGGTGGTCCTCGACCGGCTTCCCGCCACGATCCACGGCAAGCTTGACCGGGATGCCCTTCCTGCCCCGTCCCTGAGCGGCTCGGGGAAAGCGGCCGAAGACGGTGAACAGGCCGAGGCCTGCCGCATCATGGGGGAGGTGATCGGGGTTTCCCGGGTCGGGCCCGATGACGACTTCTTCCGTCTTGGCGGGCACTCACTGCTCGTCGTGAAACTGGTCTCGCAGCTGGCCGCGGCTGGCATTCGGGTCGCCATGCGTGACGTGCTGCTGGCGCCGACCGTGCGTGGATTCCTCACCCGTGCCCGTGGCGGGGCCCCGGCGACCGGCATCACGCAGGCACCCCGGCCCGCCGATGGCATCGTGCCCATGTCAGAGGCTCAACGCAGGCTGTGGCTCGTCGAGCAGATCGACGGACCTTCACCCGTCTACAACATTCCTGTTGTCGTCGACGCCGATGACATCGACCTCCCGGCCCTGCAGGCCGCACTCGGGGACGTCGTCGCCCGTCACGAGCCGCTGCGAAGCGTGGTGTTGCCGGGCGTCGAACCGGCGCAGAGGATCATCCCTGCGTCGGAGGCGGTCGCCCTGGTTCCGGTCATCGACGAGATCTGTACCCCGGATGCCGCAGCCGCCATCGATGCGGCGGCGCGTCACGTGTTCCGGCTCACCGAGGAACTGCCCGTGCGGGTCAGCGTGATCCGAAGCGGGAACGGTTGTTCGGTGGTCGTGGTGCTGCACCACATCGCCGCGGACGGCTGGTCCATGGAGCCGCTGCTGTGTGACCTGGAATCGGCCTATGTGGCCCGCTCGGAGGGGCGGGACCCGCGACTGCCCCAACCGGCGTTGCAGTATCACGACTGGGCGCGCGCCGCGGCAGCGACCGATCCCGCTCGCCTGGCCGAACGGACCACGTGGTGGGAACGCAGGTTGGGTTCGCTGCCGGAGGAGGTCACCTTCCCGCCGGATCGTGCGCGCGGCAAGGCATCCGGACGGGGGGCGGGACAGGTCCGCGCGGAGATCGACGCCGCGACGCAGCGTGGAGTGACGGCCCTGGCTGGTAGGACCGGTGTCAGTTCGTTTGTCGTGCTGCACGGTGTGTTTGCGGCGCTGCTGAACCTTCACGGGGCAGGCGATGACATCGTGGTCGGTACCGTCACCGCCGGTCGCGACAGCAGCGCACTCGAGGACGTCGTCGGGTTCTTCGTGAACACGGTGGTCCTGCGCAGCGATCTGTCGGGGGATCCGACCTTCGAAGAGCTGCTGGCTCGCCTGAAACTCTCCGATGCCGACTGCCTGGCGCATGCCGACGTGGCCTTCGACAGCGTGGTGGAGCGCCTCAACCCGGACCGTTCAGGGGGACGCCATCCCCTGTTCCAGGTGATGTTCACCACACAGGACCACCGCCGCGAGGCGGTTCCGGGTGCGCTCTTCGACGTGGCGCGTGCCCGCAACCTTGTCGTGGGATCCAAATTCGATCTCACCCTCACCCTGGAGGAGCGTCGCGACGGCATCGGCGTCGTCGCCGACTACTCGCGCGACCTGTTCGACGACGAGACCGTGACGGCAATCCTGCACAGATACGTCCTGCTCGCGCAGCGTGTCGTCGCCGATCCGTCGCTGCGCATGCACGAGCTGCGGGGTCATGCCCCAGGGGAGACGGCAGCGATACGGTCCTGGGGGATGCCCACGAAGGTGGACCTCGTGCCGGCTGGCCTGGAGACCCTGTTCGCCGACGCGTTGCGCGGTGCCGGCGCGCACGCCCTCGCGGTCGAGGCGCATGACGGTCACCTCACCTATGGCGAACTCGACCTCCGTAGCTCCCGGATGGCCGGGTGGCTGCGGACACAGGGCGTGGAACCGGGCCACCGGGTCGGGGTGTGTGTGCCGCGTTCCGCCGACACGATCGTCGCTCTGCTCGCGGTGGCCAGGGCACAGGCGGTTCCGGTGCCGCTGGATGCCACCCATCCCGCCGCACGTCTGCGCCGGCTGGTCGAGGACTGCGACATGCGGGTGGTGCTGGCCGGAGGCGGGGGAGTCGAGGCCCTGGAACGAGCCGGTACGAGAACCCCCGTGCTCGATCTGGCCGATGCGGACGGCGACGGCTGCCTGCCGGAGGTCGCACCTTGCGGAGGTGACGTCGCCTACATCATCCACACCTCCGGTTCGACCGGCGAACCCAAGGGCGTCGAGATTCTCAAACGCGGACTGGGCGCCTTCGCCCGGGCACAGGAGGAACGCTACGGCCTCACCCCCGGCACACGGGTGCTGCAACTCGCTTCCCTCGCCTTCGACGCATCGATCCTGGAGCTCTGCCTCGCCTGGCCCGCGGGAGGCACCCTCGTCGTCCCACCGCCCGGTGTGCTCGTCGGCGACGAACTGGCGCAGTGGTTGTCACGCTGCGATGTCTCCCTGGTCACTCCGGGCGCCCTGGCCACGGTCGATCCCGCCGGTCTCGACGGGCTCGACACCCTGCTGGTCGGTGCCGAGGCGTGCAGCGCCGAGCTTGTCGCACGGTTCGCCCCTGGACGTTCGATGTTCAACGCCTACGGGCCGACGGAGGCGACGGTCGCGGCCACAGTGGCAGGGCCGCTCACAGCTGGTCGGGACGCACCCCCCATCGGAGGCCCACTGGCCGGTGCGCGCCTGCTCGTGCTGGACTCCCTGCTACGACCGGTCCCGATCGGGGTCGACGGTGAGCTTTACATCGGGGGACCCGGTGTCGCTCTCGGCTACCGCGATCGCGCAGGCCTGACCGCGACCCGCTTCGTCGCCGACCCCGATGGCGGTGGGGAACGGGTCTACCGCACCGGCGATGTGGTGCGCTGGAACCGTGCAGGAGAACTGATCTACCGCGGTCGCAGCGACGAGCAGGTCAAGCTGCGCGGCTTTAGGGTGGAGCCGGGCGAGATCGCCTCCGTGCTGCGTGCCGTCGAGGGGGTGGAGCAGGTGCACGTGATGGTCCGCGAGGACCAGGCGGGCCAGCCGGCTCTCGTCGTGTACGTCACTCCTGCCGGGATCTCCACCGGCGCCGTGCTGGAGTGCGCCAGGGCCGAACTTCCCCCACACGCTGTGCCCTCGCACGTCATCGCGCTGGATGCGCTCCCGCTGACGGTCAACGGAAAACTCGACCTCACGGCTCTCCCGGAACCCGGAGACAGCGCACCCGATGACGACCTCGTCGCCCCGCTCACCGATGTGGAACGCGCCATCTGCGAGGCCTACGAAACAGTCCTGCGATGCCCCGGGGTCGGGCGGACGACCGACTTCTTCGCCATCGGGGGGCACTCCCTGGCAGCGGCTCGGGTGGTCGCCGCAGTTGCAAACGCGGGCTGGGCGGTTAGCGTCCGCGACCTGTTCGAGGCCCCCACACCGGCTGCGCTGGCGTCCCGAGCCGTCACCGCTGCAGCGCCACGCCGTCCGCGTCCCCGCCTTACCCCACGTTCCCGCGTCTGA
- a CDS encoding MBL fold metallo-hydrolase: protein MTIEKLITEAPGQPDFTNNAWIIGDDRDVIVIDPAHQPDRIALAVGDRKVRAVLLTHGHWDHVTAAPAFAALMGDPPVHLNPADEFLWRETHPHEAFRPITDSDEFTVAGITLRAVATPGHTPGATCFVTDGVVFTGDTLFEGGPGATHWDYSDFDRIIASIRERLFTLPDDTVVNTGHGPSTTIGKERPHLDEWIARGW, encoded by the coding sequence ATGACCATCGAGAAACTGATTACGGAGGCCCCCGGACAACCGGACTTCACCAACAACGCCTGGATCATCGGCGATGACCGGGACGTGATCGTCATCGATCCGGCCCACCAGCCCGACCGCATCGCGCTTGCCGTCGGTGACCGGAAGGTGAGGGCGGTACTGCTGACCCACGGGCACTGGGACCACGTGACGGCGGCCCCGGCCTTCGCGGCCCTGATGGGCGACCCGCCCGTCCACCTGAACCCCGCTGACGAGTTCCTGTGGCGGGAGACCCACCCGCACGAGGCGTTCCGGCCGATCACCGACAGCGACGAGTTCACGGTCGCCGGGATCACGCTACGGGCGGTCGCGACCCCGGGGCACACCCCGGGCGCGACGTGTTTCGTCACTGACGGGGTGGTTTTCACCGGTGACACCCTCTTCGAGGGCGGCCCGGGGGCCACCCACTGGGATTACTCGGACTTCGACCGGATCATCGCCTCGATCCGAGAACGCCTGTTCACCCTGCCCGACGACACCGTCGTCAACACGGGCCACGGCCCCTCCACGACCATCGGGAAGGAACGCCCGCACCTGGACGAGTGGATCGCCCGGGGATGGTGA
- a CDS encoding transcriptional regulator, producing MSTEHPRHNLVDEFTNPVRFSLVAGLAGVEQIDFATLRNHLQVSDSVLSRQASQLEGLGIVAVRKGYIGKRPRTWFSLTPKGRKLWKSHLAALQAIAEGSVPTTSGEGS from the coding sequence ATGAGCACCGAACATCCCCGCCACAACCTGGTCGACGAGTTCACCAACCCGGTTCGTTTCTCGCTGGTGGCAGGGCTGGCCGGGGTCGAGCAGATCGACTTCGCCACCCTGCGCAACCACCTCCAGGTCTCCGACTCTGTGCTCTCCCGCCAGGCCAGCCAGCTCGAAGGCCTCGGGATCGTCGCCGTCCGCAAGGGTTACATCGGGAAACGCCCCCGCACCTGGTTCAGCCTCACCCCGAAGGGCCGCAAGCTGTGGAAGTCTCACCTGGCGGCGCTGCAGGCCATCGCCGAGGGCTCCGTCCCGACCACCTCGGGGGAAGGTTCCTGA
- a CDS encoding MbtH family protein — protein MNPFDDQDADFFVLINAENQHSLWPVFADIPSGWVKVAGPMKQKVAMEWVDSHWTDMRPASLVKAMDSRSSL, from the coding sequence GTGAATCCCTTTGATGATCAAGATGCTGATTTCTTTGTCCTGATCAATGCGGAAAATCAGCATTCGCTATGGCCTGTTTTTGCGGATATTCCCTCGGGGTGGGTGAAGGTCGCTGGTCCCATGAAACAGAAGGTCGCGATGGAATGGGTCGACTCTCATTGGACCGATATGCGTCCCGCTTCCTTGGTTAAGGCAATGGATTCCCGCTCCTCGCTCTGA
- the galE gene encoding UDP-glucose 4-epimerase GalE, with protein sequence MKVLITGGAGYIGSTVASACEDAGHDVVILDDFSTGRREFVGKRPLYEGDIADDSLLDRLFGEQQIDAVVHCAAKIIVPESVSEPLAYYENNVAKTVTLLAALQRNGVERFLFSSSASIYAPDENFVVTEDSPLQPGSPYARTKFMVELILEDFTRASDVRVASLRYFNPIGTDPKLRSGQQLEKPSHVLAKLLEAWVNKETFTVTGVDWPTCDGSGIRDFIHIWDLARAHVAALEHFDEATATGPYQVFNIGTGNGVTIKELAASFETITGDPLKVRFGDPRPGDVAGVYTVSTKAKDVLGWKAELTETDAVRDAIAWLPVRKEKLGY encoded by the coding sequence ATGAAGGTACTCATCACCGGCGGGGCCGGATACATCGGCAGCACCGTCGCCTCGGCCTGCGAGGACGCGGGCCACGACGTCGTCATCCTCGACGATTTCTCCACCGGGCGCCGCGAGTTCGTCGGCAAGCGCCCCCTCTATGAGGGCGACATTGCCGACGACTCCCTGCTCGACCGGCTCTTCGGGGAGCAGCAGATTGATGCCGTCGTGCACTGCGCCGCGAAGATCATCGTGCCGGAATCCGTTTCCGAACCACTGGCCTACTACGAGAATAACGTCGCCAAGACCGTCACCCTGCTGGCCGCCCTGCAGCGCAACGGCGTCGAGCGGTTCCTGTTCAGCTCCTCCGCCTCCATCTACGCCCCCGACGAGAACTTCGTCGTCACCGAGGACTCGCCGCTGCAGCCCGGCTCCCCTTATGCGCGCACCAAGTTCATGGTGGAACTGATCCTTGAGGACTTCACCCGGGCCAGTGACGTGCGAGTCGCGTCGCTTCGCTACTTCAACCCCATCGGCACCGACCCGAAGCTGCGCAGCGGCCAGCAGCTGGAGAAACCCTCCCACGTGTTGGCGAAACTCCTGGAAGCCTGGGTGAACAAGGAGACCTTCACCGTCACCGGTGTCGACTGGCCCACCTGCGACGGCTCCGGTATCCGTGACTTCATCCACATCTGGGACCTCGCCCGGGCGCACGTCGCTGCCCTGGAACACTTCGACGAGGCCACCGCGACCGGCCCCTACCAGGTGTTCAACATCGGCACGGGCAACGGCGTCACCATCAAGGAGTTGGCGGCCTCCTTCGAGACGATCACCGGCGACCCGTTGAAGGTTCGTTTCGGCGATCCTCGCCCCGGCGACGTCGCGGGTGTCTACACCGTCTCCACCAAGGCGAAGGATGTACTCGGTTGGAAGGCGGAACTCACCGAGACCGACGCTGTGCGCGACGCCATCGCCTGGTTGCCCGTACGCAAGGAGAAGTTGGGCTATTGA
- a CDS encoding TetR/AcrR family transcriptional regulator: protein MTDLTPRREATVGRLVKAAISQFAARGIDATSVEHLCEAAGFSRGAFYSNFTSKDDLCVAVAERYRDSVQASLPEAVASLPSDEDLALVADAALESFLKILSPSREMTITLLEIRMRALRSPKLADHLERINTETRPALVKFVDDLATRLGISFVLPTEYILDLFEALYYFEFNRYGKYSIRPLLTPLALFLMRSED from the coding sequence ATGACAGACCTGACGCCACGGCGGGAGGCCACTGTCGGCCGCTTGGTCAAAGCTGCCATCAGCCAGTTCGCCGCCCGAGGCATAGACGCCACCAGTGTGGAACACCTGTGCGAAGCCGCAGGATTCAGCCGAGGCGCTTTCTACTCCAACTTCACTTCCAAGGACGACCTGTGCGTCGCGGTGGCCGAGCGCTACCGCGACAGCGTGCAGGCCAGTCTGCCCGAAGCAGTTGCGAGCCTGCCCTCTGACGAGGACCTCGCCCTGGTGGCCGATGCCGCCCTGGAGAGCTTCCTCAAGATCCTGTCTCCCAGCAGGGAGATGACGATCACCCTATTGGAGATCCGAATGCGGGCACTGCGGAGCCCCAAACTAGCTGACCACCTGGAACGGATCAACACCGAGACCCGCCCGGCACTGGTCAAGTTCGTGGACGACCTGGCCACGCGCCTCGGCATCTCCTTCGTGTTGCCAACGGAGTACATTCTTGACCTCTTCGAAGCGCTCTACTACTTCGAGTTCAACCGTTATGGAAAGTACAGCATCCGCCCGCTTCTGACCCCCCTGGCGCTGTTCCTCATGCGCTCGGAGGACTGA